The genomic DNA AAAGAGTATATAGAGGGAAAAATAAAAGAAATTGTTGAAGAAATTGATAGAGAGAAAAATTGGGAGATAAGAAAAATTAGAGAAAATTTTGAAAAAGAAAAGTTAAAAATAAAGGAAAAGGTTATAAGGGAGGCTGAGGAGTTTTTAAGAATGGAAAGAGTAAGGAAATTAGCTGAAGTAAGAATGAAAGTTCTTAATGAATTTTTAAACTCAAGAGATAAGATTTATGAAAAACTCATAGAGTTTTTTAGGATAGAGATAGATAAAAAAAGGAAAGAAGGAGGTTATAGAAAGGAAATTGAGAATATTTTTTTAGAATCTGTTAAGGATTTTGGAGAAAATGAGGGAATAGTTTTTTGTTCTCCCTATGACTATGAAGTTATTAGTGGGCTTGTTTTAGAAAAAAAGCTAAATTTTGAGGTAAAGGTTGATGAGAGTTTATTTTTTGGTGTGATAGTAGAAAGAAAGGATGGAAAAATTAGGGTTTTAAATACACTTGAATCAAGATTAAAAAAGGCAGAACCCTACTTAATGCAAGTTTTATTCAGGGATATTTTTAAAATTCATTATGGATGATTTTGGGTATATAAATGCGAGAATAAGGGCAAGG from Candidatus Hydrothermales bacterium includes the following:
- a CDS encoding V-type ATP synthase subunit E translates to MTFKEYIEGKIKEIVEEIDREKNWEIRKIRENFEKEKLKIKEKVIREAEEFLRMERVRKLAEVRMKVLNEFLNSRDKIYEKLIEFFRIEIDKKRKEGGYRKEIENIFLESVKDFGENEGIVFCSPYDYEVISGLVLEKKLNFEVKVDESLFFGVIVERKDGKIRVLNTLESRLKKAEPYLMQVLFRDIFKIHYG